The genomic segment GactgtgaatgcatgtgtgaagaACACACAATTTTGGGTTCTGTACGCGGCGCTGGTGGTCTCGCCGCCGAAGGGGCCGCCATCCTTCGCTCTGGCAAATTCATTACCCTTACAGACCACAACGGACATTTCCGCATACCCAATATCTGCCCTGATGGCAACACAACCCTGACTGTCAGGCTCAAGGGCCATGCCCCCCTTGATGTTGTTGTGCCCAAGAGCAGTGAGCGCACCTCGGTCCTCAGTGTCCAGCTAAAACGAGCCGGTAGATGTCTATAGAATTAATTGTGGATCAAAATATTAAAGAATAATTCTGAGCTGCATATTTACTAAAGTACAATCTGTTTAGCATGTAGAGgtaatattttatttctgttttttagaGAAACTTCATGTGTTGAGCAATCCTGAAAGCAAGGTCAGGAGGGCAGGACAAAGTGCTGCCTTCTGCTGCAAAGTTGCAGGAACGCCACAGCCGGATACATACCAATGGTAGGACTGATTATATTGGAATTTTAGACAGTAGACATGTTGAACTCCTATTgaatcatttcatttcttttgtcAACCAACAGGTTTCACAATAACACTCTCATGGAGAAGGAGTCAGAAAGCACCTTGGTCATAAGAGATCTGCGTCCAGAGCAGTCTGGAGAATACTACTGCAGAGCAAGTGGTCCAACTGGAGCCATTAAGACTAAAACAGCTACTCTCAGAATCTTAGGTGCAGTATTAATTAAGTGAAAATGTGCTGAATACACAGAAGTAAGAATTTTAGTATACGCAAACtaaataattttaatttctTCATCTAAACACAGGCAGAGATGAGCATTCATGCAACCCTAAACCTGAATCCCACCTCATCCGCCTTCCACACGACTGCTTCCAAAACAGTACCAACTCATTCTACTACGATGTGGGCAAGTGTCCCCCAAGTAGATGTGCTGAACAGCTCGACAATGGTATCAGGTGCAAAGACAAAGTAGCTTATTGCTGCGGCGTGGCAAAAATGGAGGAAAGACAGCTAACATGTCAGGGCTACCAACTGCCCACCATGGTGGTGACCGAGTGTGGCTGCCAGAAATGTGTGGACACTAAGGCCATTGTGCATGGTAGGGCCATTGCTGCAGAAAATGGAGAACCAATGCGGTTTGGTCATATTTTTATGAATGGAGTCAGAATTAGTCGTACAGGTTACAAAGGAACCTTCTCTATCCAAGTCCCTCAAGATACAGAGAGGCTAGTATTAACCTTCGTGGACAACATGCAGAAATTTGTCAACACCACAAAAGTGCTTCCATTTAACACCAAAGGTGGGGCTGTTTACCATGAGATCAAACTTCTCAGAAAAAAAGCCCCTGTGACAATCAGCTCCACAGAAACCAATACTCTTGAGCTCGGGGAGGTAGAGGGCCAGGAGCCAATGGTTCAAATCCAGATTCCACCCTATTCCTTCTATAAGGAAAATGGAGAAGTCTTCACGGGTAACGTCAGTGCTAGTGTAACATTTCTCGACCCCAGAGACATCTCCACAGCTGCCGCAGCTCAAAGTGATCTGAATTTTATCGGAGATGAAGGTGATACCATGCCACTGAGAACCTATGGCATGTTTTCAGTTGACTTTAGAGGTGAAGAAAACAATGAGCCACTCAATGCAGGTGAAGTAAAAGTTTCACTGGACTCTGCTCAGGTTCAGATGTCAGAGCACCTCAACACCATGAAGCTGTGGTCACTGAACCCTGAAACTGGTCTttgggaggaggaggggagtcTGCaggtggagaagaagaaaagaggcaAAAGGGAGGAGAGAACATTTTTGATTGGTAACATGGAGATCAGAGAAAGACGTCTGTTTAACTTGGACGTCCCAGAGAACCGCAGGTGTTATGTGAAAGTGCGGGCCTTCCGCAGTGAACGGTTCATGCCCAGTGAGCAGGTGGAAGGAGTTGTGATCAGTCTCATAAATATGGAGCCCAAAGCTGGGTACTCCACCAATCCGCGTGCCTGGGGCCGATTTGATAGTGTGGTCACTGGTCCCAATGGAGCCTGTCTTCCTGCTTTCTGCGATGAACAAAGAGCTGACGCCTATACCGCCTATGTTTTGGCCAACCTCGGTGGAGAGGAACTGGAGGCTGTCCCGTCTGCTCCCAAATTCAATCCCAACCTCATTGGAGTGCCTCAGCCTTATCTTGGTAAACTAAACTACATGCGATCTGACCACGAGGACCCCAGAGTGAAGAAGACAGCGTTCAGCATTAATGTAGC from the Oreochromis niloticus isolate F11D_XX linkage group LG1, O_niloticus_UMD_NMBU, whole genome shotgun sequence genome contains:
- the cilp gene encoding cartilage intermediate layer protein 1; the encoded protein is MSLKCLFIFLGITAATVVTAQGSWRQSDKESSSAVYQTEDNYEWSTWFNVDHPGGRGDYEQLDAIRFYYRTRVCETPKAIEARTTEWIPARETGETIHADPTVGFWCLNEEQGPQRNCSNYAVRFLCPKAHNSINIQGTWGPWSDWSPCPALCGQVGVQLRYRNCQSDSLPCSGPKLDGKACNGPECPKTACSLQCVMGQANSDCECMCEEHTILGSVRGAGGLAAEGAAILRSGKFITLTDHNGHFRIPNICPDGNTTLTVRLKGHAPLDVVVPKSSERTSVLSVQLKRAEKLHVLSNPESKVRRAGQSAAFCCKVAGTPQPDTYQWFHNNTLMEKESESTLVIRDLRPEQSGEYYCRASGPTGAIKTKTATLRILGRDEHSCNPKPESHLIRLPHDCFQNSTNSFYYDVGKCPPSRCAEQLDNGIRCKDKVAYCCGVAKMEERQLTCQGYQLPTMVVTECGCQKCVDTKAIVHGRAIAAENGEPMRFGHIFMNGVRISRTGYKGTFSIQVPQDTERLVLTFVDNMQKFVNTTKVLPFNTKGGAVYHEIKLLRKKAPVTISSTETNTLELGEVEGQEPMVQIQIPPYSFYKENGEVFTGNVSASVTFLDPRDISTAAAAQSDLNFIGDEGDTMPLRTYGMFSVDFRGEENNEPLNAGEVKVSLDSAQVQMSEHLNTMKLWSLNPETGLWEEEGSLQVEKKKRGKREERTFLIGNMEIRERRLFNLDVPENRRCYVKVRAFRSERFMPSEQVEGVVISLINMEPKAGYSTNPRAWGRFDSVVTGPNGACLPAFCDEQRADAYTAYVLANLGGEELEAVPSAPKFNPNLIGVPQPYLGKLNYMRSDHEDPRVKKTAFSINVAKPSPNTAEEGNGPVYPFENLKECEEAPFSAAHFRFSRVEGDRYDYNTVPFNEDDPMSWTEDYLSWWPKPMEYRACYIKVKINSPHEINVRSRNMGGTHPKTVGQLYGLRDTRSIRDMDQTSVSAVCLEFKCSGMLYDQERVDRTLVKVIPQGSCKRDHVNSMLQEYLVNHLPLAVNNDTNEFTMLAPLDPLGHNYGIYTVTDQDPRTAKEIALGRCFDGTSDGTSRVMKTNEGIALTFTCGDREVTRQNVFQTMQRSQGQTVGTSIVRGESRQNRRRQRANAPRSSRRRSTRNPEGKRTKARN